A window from Enterocloster bolteae encodes these proteins:
- a CDS encoding YoaK family protein, translating to MKEKERTEAYIHYIMSLSGGFMGAYALLNRCEIFGSAQTANMIHSILDLSSGSWTSLLLRLGSLLIFITAIIAATLIPRLISIDIRLICILAEIPVIAVLGFFPANMDPLMALYPVFFIMAFQWCSFTGVKGYASSTIFSTNNLRQFISSLSNYFADRNKKHLEKAWVYGFTLFFYHIGVALCWYFTKIFGIFSVWLNFLPLLLALVLVEREHIFINLRSFLQNTSA from the coding sequence GTGAAAGAAAAGGAACGAACAGAAGCATACATTCATTATATCATGTCACTGTCAGGAGGTTTCATGGGCGCCTACGCCCTTCTTAACCGGTGCGAGATTTTCGGTTCCGCCCAAACCGCCAATATGATCCACTCCATTCTGGACCTGTCATCAGGCAGTTGGACCAGCCTGCTTCTGAGGCTGGGTTCTCTTCTTATCTTTATCACAGCCATCATTGCCGCCACTCTCATTCCCCGTCTCATATCCATAGACATCCGGCTTATATGTATTCTGGCTGAGATTCCCGTGATTGCTGTCCTGGGCTTTTTTCCGGCGAACATGGACCCGCTCATGGCTCTCTATCCCGTATTTTTCATCATGGCCTTTCAATGGTGTTCCTTTACCGGCGTAAAGGGCTATGCCAGCTCCACCATATTTTCCACCAATAACTTGAGACAGTTTATTTCTTCCCTGTCAAATTATTTTGCGGACAGGAACAAAAAGCATCTGGAAAAGGCATGGGTCTACGGCTTTACCCTGTTTTTCTACCACATAGGTGTGGCCCTGTGCTGGTATTTTACTAAAATCTTTGGAATTTTCTCGGTATGGCTCAATTTCCTTCCTCTTTTGCTGGCCCTGGTGCTTGTGGAACGGGAACACATTTTCATAAATTTACGCTCCTTCTTGCAAAATACATCTGCCTGA
- a CDS encoding peptidase M16 — protein MASLPRIGETISGFTVTELGTIHMLGARTVLFNHESSGAQLLYIQNDDRELGFNLIYRTPQLDERDNSHILEHLILSSCQKYPSRDIFFDMDSKSYTTFMNGLTDNTFTCYPVCSQSQEQLVKLMDVFLCCMEEPDALKDKHFYLREAIRYELSSPRGPLTMQGTVLSEDWGHLTDILENADSAMSHTLYQDTRTANLLGRAHLHYRELSYEQARETFERCYSYSNCLITLYGNMDYRSVLHFLDREHLSRAASKGRSLLGEFEEPVKPGFRTCTAQSPAYQGSPSEHASVMDYGIDLSDCTKEELIYWDLFADILDNDTSPWHRYAREMGINHVMEVYLDTLLPHPSLKFRLRNGDSCLKEAFLGSIKKALEDISRNGLSPKLYRASMKENRLSDSLTREAPHLGFNLSEEIGRYWSITGRTDYFQLYEEAFRRFEEDSGQSIIKKLAASALQPAASALVVTEPVPGLAEQMEEEKEQYLKEKLASMTAAEQKQLIEQTAAFHDWNSRERSNMDFLIGPGELPEPSESCPFTKRQWGTITCYTSPAPSRDVGSYQLYFDISGIEKDDLNYLTLYQMLLTELDTKRFTVEQQKNLEQEYLHDCTFDELYPPKEAGALNHPMMSVFWYGLTGDFEAGLDFLLDIMGGGDYSDTDTIIQVLEKYLPDYDQSKADNASALAFSLSEGYMRQECRFRNMLNSQENYYFLKDVLNRLKEDPDFGAAAAARLETISHTILNRRGLVFLAAASPDVLGTLEQTAVDILGRLPGFKEGHSSPAPAVWLPDQRQKLAVCVEASCQETRLMGDFHGNPGFKGRYLPFLMAAADKYLKPAIRYQGGAYDSGIDFYIPAGYFSLWSTADPEVRSTIKLFLATGAQLMELPLTHEELDGYILNAYAQALPPSGTLSTRMRHMRRDMVNMDTRKINEMISDIRNAALCHQKEAALVIDRILGRSAIVTVGNEKCIMRDKDVFDQVLIYHTDYV, from the coding sequence ATGGCATCACTGCCAAGGATTGGCGAAACCATAAGCGGTTTTACCGTCACCGAACTTGGAACCATACACATGCTGGGCGCCAGGACCGTTCTGTTTAATCATGAATCAAGCGGCGCCCAGCTTTTATATATCCAGAACGATGACCGGGAACTGGGTTTTAACCTGATTTACCGGACGCCGCAGCTGGATGAACGGGATAATTCCCATATACTGGAACATCTCATTCTGTCCTCCTGCCAAAAGTATCCCAGCAGGGATATCTTCTTTGACATGGACAGCAAAAGTTATACTACCTTTATGAACGGTCTTACGGACAATACCTTCACCTGCTACCCGGTGTGCAGCCAGAGCCAGGAACAGCTGGTAAAACTGATGGATGTATTCCTGTGCTGCATGGAGGAACCAGATGCCCTGAAGGACAAACATTTTTATCTGAGGGAAGCCATACGGTATGAGCTCTCATCCCCCAGGGGCCCCCTTACCATGCAGGGCACGGTGCTCAGCGAGGACTGGGGCCATCTGACCGACATCCTGGAAAATGCAGACAGCGCCATGTCCCATACCCTTTACCAGGACACGCGCACCGCCAACCTGCTGGGGCGGGCCCACCTGCATTACAGGGAACTGTCCTATGAGCAGGCCAGGGAAACCTTTGAGCGGTGCTACAGCTACTCCAACTGTCTGATTACCCTATATGGAAATATGGATTACAGGTCCGTACTGCATTTTCTGGACAGAGAGCATCTCTCCAGAGCGGCGTCAAAAGGCCGCAGCCTCCTTGGTGAGTTTGAAGAACCGGTAAAACCAGGTTTTCGCACCTGCACAGCACAGAGTCCCGCTTACCAGGGCAGTCCCTCGGAACACGCCTCTGTCATGGACTACGGTATCGACCTGTCGGACTGTACAAAAGAGGAACTCATATACTGGGACTTGTTTGCGGATATCCTGGATAACGATACCTCTCCCTGGCACAGGTATGCCAGGGAAATGGGAATCAACCATGTGATGGAAGTCTATCTGGATACTCTGCTGCCCCATCCCTCCCTAAAATTCCGCCTGCGCAACGGGGATTCCTGTCTGAAGGAGGCCTTTTTAGGCTCTATCAAAAAAGCCCTGGAGGATATAAGCCGCAATGGGCTGTCCCCAAAGCTGTACCGGGCTTCCATGAAGGAAAACCGCCTCTCCGACTCCCTTACCCGGGAAGCCCCCCATCTGGGCTTTAACCTGTCTGAGGAAATCGGGCGTTACTGGAGCATTACAGGCCGGACCGACTATTTTCAGCTTTATGAGGAAGCCTTCCGGCGCTTTGAGGAAGATTCCGGCCAGTCCATCATAAAGAAGCTGGCTGCCTCTGCCCTTCAACCGGCAGCCAGCGCCCTTGTCGTAACCGAACCAGTTCCGGGTCTGGCAGAGCAGATGGAGGAGGAAAAGGAGCAATACCTTAAGGAAAAACTGGCTTCCATGACTGCAGCTGAGCAAAAACAGCTGATAGAACAAACAGCTGCCTTCCATGACTGGAATTCCAGGGAGCGTAGCAATATGGACTTTCTCATAGGGCCCGGGGAGCTTCCTGAGCCGTCTGAATCATGTCCGTTTACCAAGAGACAGTGGGGAACCATCACATGCTACACATCTCCCGCCCCCTCACGGGACGTGGGCAGCTACCAGCTCTACTTTGACATTAGCGGCATAGAAAAGGACGACCTTAATTACCTCACCCTCTATCAGATGCTTCTCACAGAACTGGACACAAAGCGCTTTACGGTGGAACAGCAGAAGAACCTGGAGCAGGAATACCTTCATGACTGTACCTTTGACGAGCTGTACCCCCCAAAGGAGGCAGGGGCTCTGAACCATCCCATGATGAGTGTATTCTGGTACGGACTGACCGGGGACTTTGAGGCGGGACTGGATTTTCTTCTGGATATAATGGGCGGCGGGGACTACAGCGACACGGATACCATCATACAGGTCCTGGAAAAGTATCTGCCTGACTACGACCAGTCCAAGGCGGACAATGCCTCTGCCCTGGCCTTCAGCCTGTCCGAAGGCTATATGAGGCAGGAATGCAGGTTCCGCAATATGTTAAACAGCCAGGAAAATTACTATTTTCTGAAGGATGTCCTGAATCGGTTAAAGGAAGATCCTGATTTCGGGGCTGCGGCAGCTGCCAGACTTGAAACCATTTCCCATACCATATTAAACCGCCGGGGTCTGGTATTCCTGGCAGCCGCCTCACCGGATGTATTAGGTACTCTGGAACAGACTGCCGTGGATATACTTGGGAGACTTCCCGGTTTTAAGGAAGGGCACAGCTCTCCTGCTCCGGCCGTCTGGCTCCCGGACCAGAGACAAAAACTGGCCGTGTGCGTGGAAGCCTCCTGCCAGGAGACACGGCTCATGGGAGATTTCCATGGAAATCCCGGCTTTAAGGGGCGTTATCTTCCCTTTCTCATGGCGGCGGCAGATAAATACTTGAAACCTGCCATCCGCTACCAGGGCGGCGCCTATGACAGCGGTATTGATTTTTATATTCCTGCGGGCTATTTCTCCCTCTGGAGTACCGCTGACCCGGAAGTCAGGAGTACGATAAAGCTGTTCCTGGCAACCGGCGCACAGCTCATGGAACTGCCGCTGACCCATGAAGAACTGGACGGCTACATCCTGAACGCCTATGCCCAGGCCCTTCCGCCCTCCGGAACCTTAAGCACCCGTATGCGGCACATGCGCAGGGACATGGTGAACATGGATACCCGCAAAATAAACGAAATGATTTCAGACATCAGGAACGCGGCCCTCTGCCACCAGAAAGAAGCCGCCCTGGTCATTGATAGGATATTGGGGCGCAGCGCCATTGTCACAGTGGGGAATGAGAAGTGTATCATGAGGGATAAGGATGTGTTTGACCAGGTTTTGATTTATCATACGGATTATGTGTAA
- a CDS encoding SDR family oxidoreductase, whose translation MVYDYKEKFSVQGKKCIVTGGAQGLSRGMAEGLLENGAEVVLMDLQKEKLEQAVEEYCKKGYKAHGVAGDLSKKAELDRMFDEAMELLGGKLDVMIPAAGIQRRYEPWEFPEEMWNLVINVDLNHVWFMCQRAIQVMRDKDTVGKIINIGSMNSFFGGTTVPAYSAAKGAVTQLSKSIASDCADHSICCNVIAPGYMDTEMCANMSQERKDECTKRIAAGRWGRPEDLKGPILFLASSASDYLNGAVIPVDGGFLVKS comes from the coding sequence ATGGTATACGACTATAAGGAAAAATTCAGTGTCCAGGGAAAGAAGTGCATTGTCACCGGCGGGGCACAGGGCCTGTCCAGAGGTATGGCAGAAGGGCTTTTGGAAAACGGAGCCGAGGTGGTTTTGATGGATCTCCAGAAGGAGAAGCTGGAACAGGCGGTGGAAGAATACTGTAAGAAAGGATATAAGGCCCACGGCGTAGCCGGCGACCTGTCCAAAAAAGCAGAACTGGACCGGATGTTCGATGAGGCTATGGAACTGCTGGGAGGTAAGCTGGATGTTATGATTCCGGCCGCAGGCATCCAGAGACGATATGAGCCATGGGAGTTTCCGGAGGAGATGTGGAACCTGGTGATTAATGTGGACTTAAATCATGTGTGGTTTATGTGCCAGCGGGCCATTCAGGTCATGCGGGACAAGGACACCGTAGGCAAGATCATCAACATCGGTTCGATGAATTCCTTCTTTGGCGGAACTACCGTGCCGGCATATTCTGCGGCAAAAGGAGCTGTGACTCAGCTTTCCAAGAGTATTGCCTCCGACTGCGCGGATCACAGCATTTGCTGCAATGTGATCGCCCCAGGCTATATGGATACGGAGATGTGTGCTAATATGAGCCAGGAGCGCAAGGACGAATGTACAAAGCGGATTGCCGCAGGCCGGTGGGGCAGACCCGAGGACTTAAAGGGTCCCATACTGTTTTTGGCTTCCTCTGCCAGCGACTATTTAAACGGCGCAGTTATCCCTGTAGACGGAGGATTTCTGGTGAAGTCATAG
- a CDS encoding enolase C-terminal domain-like protein → MAVTIENIRVICTAPEGINLLAVRVDTNVPGLYGLGCGTFSYRHLAVKLVVEEYLTPLLKGRNAEDIEELWQLMYQNGYWRGGPIENNAISGIDMALWDIKGKLAGMPLYQLFGGRVREGVPVYRHADGRDLEELCENIERYRELGIQNIRCQCRGYGGERYGVIPEAAPQGALPGVYLDGARYVRDTVKLFAGIRDKIGYDVKLIHDVHERVAPPEAVKLARELEPFDLLFLEDPVCAEQTKWLREIRCHSGVPIAQGELFNRSVDWRDLISGHLIDYIRVHISQIGGITPARKLQMFAEQYGVRTAWHGPGDMSPIAHAANVHIDLAARNFGVQEWSGIEPPNFVIQDLKGPKGALLEVFPGLPEFRDGYVYPNERPGLGVDINEREAAKYPCENTVTRWTQTRNRDGSLQTP, encoded by the coding sequence GTGGCAGTGACAATTGAGAATATCAGAGTTATCTGTACGGCACCAGAGGGGATTAACCTTCTGGCCGTGCGGGTGGACACCAATGTGCCGGGCCTTTACGGCCTGGGCTGCGGAACCTTTTCCTATCGGCATCTGGCGGTGAAGCTGGTGGTGGAAGAGTATCTGACGCCGCTTTTAAAGGGAAGAAATGCGGAAGATATAGAGGAACTATGGCAGCTGATGTATCAGAATGGATACTGGCGGGGAGGTCCCATTGAAAACAACGCGATCTCGGGAATTGATATGGCCCTTTGGGATATTAAGGGAAAATTGGCTGGTATGCCTCTGTATCAGCTGTTTGGCGGCAGGGTGCGCGAGGGAGTGCCTGTCTACCGCCACGCGGATGGAAGGGATTTGGAGGAGCTGTGCGAAAATATTGAGAGGTACCGGGAACTGGGTATCCAGAATATCCGCTGCCAGTGCAGGGGATACGGAGGAGAACGTTACGGTGTGATTCCTGAAGCCGCCCCCCAAGGTGCTCTGCCAGGAGTTTACCTGGATGGGGCCCGCTATGTGCGGGACACGGTAAAGCTGTTTGCGGGAATCCGGGACAAAATCGGGTATGACGTCAAGCTGATTCACGATGTCCATGAGCGGGTGGCACCGCCGGAAGCAGTGAAGCTGGCCAGGGAGCTGGAACCCTTTGACCTGCTGTTTTTAGAGGATCCGGTGTGTGCGGAGCAAACCAAGTGGCTGCGGGAAATCCGGTGCCATAGTGGGGTACCCATTGCACAAGGGGAGCTGTTCAACCGCTCTGTTGACTGGCGGGATTTGATTAGCGGGCATTTGATCGATTACATCCGGGTGCATATAAGCCAGATCGGAGGCATCACGCCTGCGCGCAAGCTCCAGATGTTTGCGGAGCAGTACGGAGTCCGGACTGCCTGGCATGGTCCTGGAGATATGTCCCCTATCGCACATGCGGCCAATGTCCATATCGATCTGGCGGCTAGGAATTTCGGGGTTCAGGAGTGGTCTGGCATTGAGCCGCCCAACTTTGTGATCCAGGATTTAAAGGGTCCGAAAGGTGCGCTTTTGGAGGTGTTTCCCGGGCTTCCGGAATTTAGGGACGGCTACGTGTATCCTAACGAAAGGCCTGGTCTGGGGGTGGACATCAATGAACGGGAGGCAGCTAAGTACCCTTGCGAGAACACGGTGACCAGGTGGACCCAAACCAGAAACCGGGACGGAAGCCTCCAGACGCCGTGA
- a CDS encoding iron-containing alcohol dehydrogenase family protein has protein sequence MNQYHSIYLPQFTMGEDAFGTFPERIGRGRKAAVICGKQAWEASKDYVLQSLEQAEIIVTGAVVYGKDATWENVKRLEREPAVQEADVILAVGGGKCIDTVKVVGDRLSKPVYTIPSIASNCAPITQISILYHEDGSFREILKLKNVPVHCFINPKLTLAAPVRYLWAGIGDAMAKHVESAWSAKAGEALDYGSALGITAGSMCFYPMLEKAEKAMEDAAKGVISRELEETILNIIISPGIVSVSAHPDYNGGIAHALFYGMTSRKCIEERHLHGEVVAYGMLVNLMADHDWEKLSRAWRLSKAIKLPVCLGDLELDPTDPLEDVLKVTMENQELKHTPYPVTKEMIREAITALETYQA, from the coding sequence ATGAATCAATATCATTCCATTTATCTCCCCCAGTTTACGATGGGCGAGGATGCCTTTGGGACTTTTCCGGAGCGTATAGGCAGGGGGAGGAAGGCGGCCGTTATATGCGGCAAACAGGCATGGGAGGCTTCAAAAGATTATGTGCTCCAGTCCTTGGAGCAGGCAGAGATTATTGTGACAGGGGCGGTGGTTTACGGAAAGGACGCAACTTGGGAAAATGTGAAGCGGCTGGAGAGGGAACCAGCAGTCCAGGAGGCGGATGTAATCCTGGCTGTGGGAGGAGGCAAGTGTATTGACACGGTAAAAGTGGTGGGTGACAGGCTGAGTAAGCCGGTCTACACAATACCCTCCATTGCCTCCAACTGTGCGCCTATCACGCAGATCAGCATCCTCTACCATGAGGACGGATCCTTCCGGGAGATTCTCAAGCTGAAAAATGTTCCTGTACACTGCTTTATCAACCCCAAGCTGACCCTGGCGGCGCCGGTGCGTTACCTCTGGGCAGGCATCGGAGACGCTATGGCAAAGCACGTGGAGTCCGCCTGGTCTGCCAAGGCTGGGGAAGCCCTGGATTATGGCAGTGCTCTGGGAATTACAGCAGGCAGTATGTGCTTTTATCCTATGCTGGAGAAGGCGGAGAAGGCCATGGAGGATGCCGCAAAAGGAGTGATCAGCCGGGAGCTGGAGGAGACGATTTTAAATATCATTATATCCCCGGGTATTGTTTCTGTATCTGCCCATCCGGATTACAACGGCGGTATCGCCCACGCCCTGTTTTATGGCATGACCAGCCGTAAGTGTATCGAGGAGCGGCATCTCCATGGAGAGGTGGTCGCCTATGGAATGCTGGTCAACCTCATGGCAGACCATGACTGGGAAAAGCTTAGCAGGGCCTGGCGGCTTAGCAAAGCTATTAAGCTGCCTGTCTGCTTGGGAGATCTGGAGCTGGATCCCACCGATCCGCTGGAGGATGTGTTGAAGGTGACGATGGAGAATCAGGAGTTAAAGCATACGCCGTATCCGGTAACAAAGGAGATGATCCGGGAGGCTATCACGGCGTTAGAGACTTATCAGGCATAA
- a CDS encoding 5-deoxy-glucuronate isomerase, translated as MVQGVVTRERMEKWKIVSPEEYGFHKVIVPGREDCQVAVMYRLNLAAGQRYELKPGGEEMNGVCIKGAAGLELAGHQYHCGRLDSFYTAGGNSVAIEAEADCVFYIGASVDEGYGTPFFRAFNLHLPLGEIHQIHGKGVGQREVFMTLNQEIQASRLIAGLTWGGNGAWTSWPPHQHEADLEEIYCYFDMDEPHFGLHLSYTAPGDVDNIVAHPVKSGSMVLAPRGYHPTVASPGTRNAYFWVLAAHSHESRGYDLAVLDPSREQMN; from the coding sequence ATGGTACAGGGAGTTGTGACAAGGGAACGGATGGAAAAGTGGAAAATCGTTTCCCCTGAGGAATATGGATTTCATAAAGTGATCGTACCTGGCAGGGAGGACTGTCAAGTGGCGGTAATGTACCGGCTGAACCTGGCGGCAGGCCAGCGTTATGAACTGAAGCCTGGCGGCGAGGAGATGAACGGTGTATGCATTAAGGGAGCGGCTGGACTGGAGCTGGCTGGCCATCAATATCACTGCGGCCGGCTTGACTCCTTCTACACGGCGGGAGGAAACAGTGTGGCCATCGAGGCAGAGGCAGACTGTGTTTTTTACATCGGGGCCTCCGTGGATGAGGGCTATGGAACACCGTTTTTCCGTGCTTTTAATCTGCATCTGCCTTTGGGTGAGATTCATCAGATTCACGGAAAGGGCGTGGGGCAGAGAGAGGTTTTTATGACGCTCAACCAGGAGATTCAGGCTTCCCGCCTGATTGCCGGGCTGACCTGGGGAGGCAACGGTGCCTGGACCAGTTGGCCGCCCCACCAGCATGAGGCAGACTTAGAGGAGATTTACTGCTATTTTGACATGGATGAGCCTCATTTTGGGCTGCACCTAAGCTACACCGCCCCGGGGGATGTAGATAATATCGTTGCACATCCGGTGAAGAGCGGAAGCATGGTGCTGGCACCCAGGGGCTATCATCCTACGGTGGCTTCCCCGGGGACACGGAATGCTTATTTTTGGGTACTGGCAGCCCACTCACATGAGAGCCGCGGTTACGATCTGGCGGTATTGGATCCCAGTCGGGAACAGATGAACTGA
- a CDS encoding TRAP transporter large permease, translating to MNAGLILFLIFILCLVIGVPVSISLSVASLAAVVFGGLPASSTAIAQRIFGGLQSSSIMAIAFFVLAGNLMTKGGISRRIVDFADCLVGNVRGGMSLALVLACAFFAALSGSAPATVIAIGTMLYGDMIKKGYPGPRTAGLLVVSGGLGPIIPPSIIMVIYCTLTGASVGNMFKQGMMIGIVIMLVLMVEVLWFAHKEKWPKQNVKRTPAEVVKVFLDAIPALLTPIIILGGIYSGMLTATESAAVAVVWAAIAGAFIYRELNLPDTIQIIKDSAKSSAMILFIIAASTAFSWVFTISGASKALVDTVIGMNLNATMFCLVVAVILLIFGTFMEGTAIAVLLVPVLWPIAQSMGINVVHFGMIVCISNVVGTMTPPVAVNIYSAATVSKLKMGEIAKAEIPFLVGYVGVFFLCVFSEWFCTFLT from the coding sequence ATGAATGCAGGATTGATTTTATTTTTGATTTTTATTCTTTGCCTGGTAATCGGGGTACCGGTGTCCATCTCCTTGAGTGTGGCCTCTCTGGCGGCCGTGGTGTTCGGGGGCCTTCCGGCCTCCTCCACGGCTATCGCCCAAAGGATCTTTGGCGGGCTGCAGTCCAGCTCTATCATGGCCATTGCATTTTTTGTACTGGCTGGCAATCTTATGACGAAGGGGGGGATTTCCAGGCGGATTGTAGATTTTGCGGACTGCCTGGTGGGCAACGTGAGAGGCGGTATGAGCCTGGCGCTGGTACTGGCCTGTGCATTCTTTGCTGCCTTATCTGGATCAGCCCCTGCAACGGTCATTGCCATCGGAACCATGCTCTACGGGGATATGATCAAAAAGGGTTATCCAGGGCCGCGGACCGCAGGACTTCTGGTAGTGTCCGGTGGGCTTGGGCCCATCATCCCGCCATCTATTATAATGGTGATTTACTGTACGCTGACAGGTGCCTCTGTTGGAAATATGTTCAAGCAGGGGATGATGATTGGTATTGTGATTATGCTGGTACTGATGGTGGAGGTACTGTGGTTTGCCCATAAGGAAAAGTGGCCGAAACAGAATGTGAAGCGCACGCCCGCCGAGGTGGTGAAGGTTTTTCTGGACGCCATTCCAGCGCTGCTTACACCCATTATTATTCTGGGAGGAATCTATTCCGGTATGTTGACTGCCACGGAAAGCGCTGCGGTGGCTGTTGTATGGGCAGCTATTGCCGGAGCTTTTATCTACCGTGAGCTGAATCTGCCGGATACAATCCAAATCATCAAGGACTCTGCCAAGAGTTCTGCTATGATCCTGTTCATCATCGCTGCGTCCACAGCCTTCTCGTGGGTGTTCACAATCTCTGGCGCTTCCAAGGCCCTGGTGGATACGGTGATTGGCATGAATTTAAATGCAACAATGTTCTGCCTGGTGGTAGCAGTGATTCTTCTGATTTTCGGAACCTTTATGGAGGGGACAGCCATAGCTGTTTTGTTAGTTCCGGTATTGTGGCCTATCGCTCAGAGCATGGGCATCAATGTAGTGCATTTTGGAATGATTGTGTGTATTTCCAATGTAGTGGGAACTATGACGCCTCCGGTAGCGGTGAACATCTACTCGGCGGCCACAGTGTCAAAGCTGAAGATGGGAGAGATCGCAAAGGCGGAGATTCCATTTTTGGTTGGCTATGTAGGAGTATTTTTTCTGTGTGTATTTTCAGAATGGTTTTGTACGTTTCTCACCTAA
- a CDS encoding TRAP transporter small permease → MKFMKKLLSCVTSAEYAVMVAAFVAMVASYFISVLNRNFIQASMPWTEEIAIYSMTYMALLGTEVGLRDGTQVAVTAVVDKLHGVARKIVDLIRQVILVGFAFIMIKAGGALVLKQLQAGQTTPVMKLPMSLMYFSLVLAFGLIFVIQTITLVQQIAEFGKKEGNRT, encoded by the coding sequence ATGAAATTTATGAAAAAGCTTCTGTCATGCGTTACATCGGCAGAGTATGCAGTCATGGTCGCTGCTTTTGTGGCCATGGTCGCTTCCTATTTCATTTCTGTGCTGAATCGGAATTTTATCCAGGCATCCATGCCCTGGACAGAAGAGATAGCCATATACAGCATGACCTATATGGCACTGCTGGGAACAGAGGTGGGTCTAAGAGATGGCACCCAGGTAGCGGTGACTGCCGTGGTGGACAAACTACACGGTGTGGCCCGCAAGATTGTGGATCTTATCCGGCAGGTGATTCTGGTGGGATTTGCTTTTATCATGATTAAAGCGGGAGGGGCCCTGGTCTTAAAGCAGCTTCAAGCCGGCCAAACTACGCCTGTGATGAAGCTTCCCATGTCTCTGATGTATTTCTCGCTGGTACTGGCCTTCGGACTTATCTTCGTCATTCAGACCATTACGCTGGTACAGCAGATTGCAGAATTCGGAAAGAAAGAGGGAAACAGGACATGA
- a CDS encoding TRAP transporter substrate-binding protein, with protein sequence MLKRTYLLSGIAVLTALGLMACGSSGSGQTEAKGSVSGNSGTEAAANEESLNFTMALVDNSQSNYYKGAEKIAELVNEATEGKIQLTIQAGGVLGGEADTLDMAIQGDLDIATCANSVLANYIPEMSILDQAFLWDSADQANYAVQNELGDLISAEAEKHGLHVIGYLESGFRDVFSKKPIQTPADFKGVKIRVMQNEGQLAAFTAFGANPVAISASEQFTALQQGTIDACENAVSNCWINKYYEAGVNSITNTKHCFVYIPICMSDNAWNKIPEDMREPFVNAVQEGCKAQWTYLNEANAEAVENLEGAGVTFYDIDTEALKAEYQAAQEKNGASYDEKWAAAVDAAKSAVQ encoded by the coding sequence GTGTTGAAAAGAACGTATTTATTATCAGGAATTGCGGTACTGACAGCTCTTGGGCTTATGGCCTGCGGCTCGTCCGGCAGCGGACAAACAGAGGCAAAGGGAAGCGTTTCGGGGAACAGCGGGACGGAAGCTGCTGCCAATGAAGAATCTCTGAATTTCACAATGGCATTGGTGGATAATTCCCAGTCGAATTATTACAAGGGAGCAGAAAAGATTGCCGAGCTGGTGAATGAGGCCACGGAAGGAAAAATCCAGCTTACCATCCAGGCAGGCGGCGTTCTGGGTGGAGAGGCAGATACCCTGGATATGGCGATCCAGGGCGATCTGGACATCGCTACCTGCGCTAATTCGGTTTTGGCCAACTATATTCCAGAAATGTCTATTTTAGACCAGGCCTTTCTCTGGGACAGCGCAGACCAGGCTAATTACGCGGTGCAGAATGAGCTGGGAGATCTGATTTCTGCCGAGGCGGAAAAGCATGGCCTTCACGTCATTGGCTATTTAGAGTCAGGATTTCGGGATGTGTTCTCTAAGAAACCAATTCAGACCCCGGCAGATTTTAAGGGTGTAAAAATCCGGGTGATGCAGAACGAGGGCCAGCTGGCGGCATTTACTGCCTTTGGGGCTAATCCGGTGGCCATCTCTGCCTCCGAGCAGTTCACAGCGCTTCAGCAGGGAACCATTGATGCCTGTGAGAATGCAGTATCTAACTGCTGGATTAATAAGTATTATGAGGCAGGAGTGAATTCAATCACGAATACAAAGCACTGCTTTGTCTACATTCCGATCTGTATGAGCGACAATGCCTGGAACAAGATTCCTGAAGATATGAGAGAGCCCTTTGTCAATGCGGTGCAGGAGGGGTGCAAGGCCCAGTGGACCTACCTGAATGAGGCTAATGCAGAGGCAGTGGAAAATTTAGAGGGTGCAGGTGTGACCTTCTATGATATTGATACCGAGGCATTAAAGGCAGAGTATCAGGCGGCCCAGGAAAAGAATGGTGCTTCCTACGACGAGAAATGGGCAGCAGCTGTCGACGCAGCCAAGAGTGCGGTACAGTAG